The proteins below come from a single Spirochaeta lutea genomic window:
- a CDS encoding nucleotidyltransferase family protein, which produces MMHNKDIQTRRILPSNTLLDALTKMDSEHVRLLFIMDGSKLIDLVSIGDIQRALLAKIGLSTSLIDIQIGKKIIADETTPEERIKELMIELRLECMPVIKKTSRELIKIILWDDLFPEKPTARSINLPVVIMAGGEGTRLKPLTNIIPKPLVPVNDKAIVHEIMDRFSKYECSNFIMSVNYKADLIEYYFNSLDHNFDIKYISEEKPTGTAGSLSLMKDYLKTTFFVINCDILIDEDYFSILDYHRANNNELTMVSVIKHYPIPYGVINTTADGVLSSIEEKPDYIFQINSGMYVLEPHLLDEIPEDTFFHITHLIDKIKNRGGRVGVFPVSSGSWYDIGEWGELVSTYKKYRKYT; this is translated from the coding sequence ATGATGCATAATAAGGATATTCAGACAAGAAGAATTTTGCCTAGTAATACACTTTTAGATGCCCTTACAAAAATGGATAGCGAGCATGTCCGTCTTCTGTTTATTATGGATGGATCGAAACTTATAGATTTAGTTAGTATAGGAGATATTCAGCGAGCATTATTAGCTAAAATTGGTCTTTCAACTAGTTTAATTGATATTCAAATTGGTAAAAAAATAATTGCTGATGAAACTACCCCAGAGGAACGGATAAAAGAATTGATGATTGAGCTCAGGCTTGAGTGCATGCCTGTGATTAAGAAGACATCCCGAGAACTTATAAAAATAATTCTCTGGGACGATTTATTCCCAGAAAAACCAACTGCACGGTCAATCAATCTTCCAGTTGTGATTATGGCTGGCGGTGAAGGAACGAGACTAAAACCATTAACAAATATTATCCCAAAACCACTAGTACCAGTGAACGATAAGGCGATCGTTCATGAAATAATGGATAGGTTCTCGAAATATGAATGCAGTAATTTTATTATGTCAGTAAATTACAAGGCAGATTTAATTGAGTATTACTTTAATTCCCTAGATCATAATTTTGATATTAAGTATATTTCCGAGGAAAAGCCCACCGGTACTGCCGGTAGTCTCTCGCTGATGAAAGATTATCTTAAAACCACATTTTTTGTTATAAATTGTGACATTCTGATTGATGAGGATTACTTTTCTATCCTAGATTATCACAGGGCAAATAATAATGAGTTAACGATGGTATCAGTAATCAAGCACTACCCAATTCCATATGGTGTGATAAATACAACTGCGGATGGTGTTTTGAGTTCGATAGAGGAGAAGCCAGACTATATCTTTCAGATAAATAGTGGGATGTATGTACTTGAACCACATCTACTAGATGAGATTCCTGAGGACACCTTTTTTCATATTACCCATTTAATTGATAAAATAAAAAATCGGGGAGGGCGAGTGGGAGTATTTCCTGTAAGTTCGGGTTCATGGTATGACATCGGAGAATGGGGTGAGTTGGTATCCACATATAAAAAATATAGGAAATACACTTGA
- a CDS encoding DegT/DnrJ/EryC1/StrS family aminotransferase, giving the protein MQFVDLGKQYREYKKEIDQAIQGVLDSTQFINGDEVSSLEAELADFAGVSYAIGCSSGTDALLVPLMAKGVKPGDEILVPAFTYFATASMVSHWGARPVFVDVDPITFNIDPAKIEEKITNKTRGIFAVSLYGQPADFDAINSIAKAHGLWVLEDAAQSFGARSGSKCSCNLSEIATTSFFPAKPLGCYGDGGAMFTNDPDLADLLRKYINHGQSKRYHHRYVGINGRLDTIQAAILRVKLRNFSQEIELRNEAAAYYTKHLQDIVETPVIIDGNVSSWAQYTIKVENRDKVREVLSTKEIPTSVHYPMPLYKQEAFSYLKDSGPYPVSDSLSTQVLSLPMHAFITRNEQDEVIASIREAIHG; this is encoded by the coding sequence ATGCAATTTGTCGACCTTGGTAAGCAATATAGAGAGTATAAAAAAGAAATAGACCAGGCAATTCAGGGTGTACTTGATAGTACGCAGTTTATAAATGGTGATGAGGTTTCATCTCTCGAGGCTGAGCTTGCGGATTTCGCAGGTGTTTCCTATGCTATAGGGTGTTCGTCCGGAACCGATGCATTACTTGTACCGCTTATGGCGAAGGGTGTTAAACCAGGGGATGAGATACTTGTTCCCGCTTTTACCTATTTTGCTACCGCTAGTATGGTGAGCCATTGGGGAGCACGGCCTGTATTTGTTGATGTTGATCCAATTACGTTTAATATTGATCCGGCAAAAATTGAAGAAAAGATTACCAATAAGACGCGTGGGATCTTTGCCGTTTCCTTGTATGGTCAACCAGCGGACTTCGATGCGATAAACAGCATCGCCAAAGCACATGGACTTTGGGTACTTGAAGATGCGGCGCAATCCTTTGGTGCACGCTCTGGTAGTAAATGTTCTTGCAATCTCAGTGAGATCGCCACGACAAGTTTTTTTCCTGCAAAGCCTTTGGGTTGTTATGGCGACGGTGGAGCAATGTTCACTAATGATCCTGATCTTGCCGACCTGCTTAGAAAATATATTAATCATGGACAATCAAAGCGGTACCATCATAGATACGTTGGCATTAACGGAAGGCTTGATACCATTCAGGCAGCAATATTGCGGGTAAAGTTAAGAAACTTTTCTCAAGAGATTGAGCTGCGCAATGAGGCTGCTGCATATTATACCAAGCATCTACAAGATATTGTTGAGACACCGGTGATTATAGATGGGAATGTTTCTTCTTGGGCCCAATATACAATCAAGGTTGAAAATCGGGACAAGGTGAGAGAAGTATTGTCCACAAAAGAAATACCAACCTCTGTGCATTATCCTATGCCGCTATATAAACAAGAAGCCTTCTCTTATCTTAAGGATTCTGGACCGTACCCGGTAAGCGATTCTCTGAGTACACAGGTATTAAGTCTGCCAATGCACGCATTCATTACTCGGAACGAACAGGATGAGGTGATTGCTTCCATCCGAGAGGCAATTCATGGCTAA
- a CDS encoding acetyltransferase → MTVSRRVILIGYFDEIVELIGEDSSLQIVGYTDLVQYGDCEQKYLGSDQGFLMSEIDTSIRFVVSPDSPRIRKKLFESYYQLGMGPQTVISDKAYISKSAKLGNGSLIQRFSSVSSNSTLGNGVRLNYYANVTHNVEIGDYSVLAPGCTVLGGSKIGNCTYIGANAVIHPKVQIGSNVIIGAGANVTRNIPDNVIAYGNPAKIQRMNDA, encoded by the coding sequence ATGACAGTTAGTAGGCGTGTAATTTTAATTGGCTATTTTGATGAGATTGTTGAGCTCATTGGAGAGGACTCCTCATTGCAAATAGTAGGGTATACAGATTTAGTACAATACGGCGATTGTGAGCAAAAATATCTTGGTTCTGACCAGGGTTTCTTAATGTCAGAAATAGATACCTCAATTAGATTTGTTGTGAGTCCAGATTCACCTAGAATCAGGAAGAAGCTTTTTGAAAGTTATTACCAATTGGGAATGGGTCCTCAAACAGTGATTTCTGATAAAGCTTATATTTCTAAATCAGCTAAATTAGGGAATGGTAGTCTTATTCAGCGCTTTTCCTCAGTTTCGTCTAATTCTACTTTGGGGAATGGTGTTCGCCTTAACTATTATGCGAATGTAACACACAATGTTGAGATAGGTGATTATTCTGTTTTGGCACCAGGGTGTACAGTATTAGGTGGATCAAAAATTGGAAATTGTACATATATAGGGGCCAATGCCGTTATACACCCCAAAGTACAGATTGGAAGCAATGTTATTATAGGTGCAGGTGCAAATGTCACCCGGAATATTCCAGATAATGTAATTGCCTATGGTAATCCTGCAAAGATACAAAGGATGAATGATGCATAA
- a CDS encoding Gfo/Idh/MocA family protein, with translation MMIKIALIGCGRISYKHIEAYQNNKELVQLVAVCDPDLNRAEEKKQEYYTKTGHVNQVEVYQDYHDLIAKEEIDLVAIATESGIHAQIAIDAMRAGFHVLTEKPMALDTDDMTRVISVSEDTGMRLGVCFQNRFNAPIQRLRTAVEQGRFGRILHGQIQIRWNRNEGYYAQAPWRGTWAQDGGTLMNQCTHGIDLLQWLMNSPVKRVHGVTRKFQRPIEAEDFGSAILEFESGAVGIIEGTANVYPTNINETLSIFGERGSAVIGGLAVNKIETWRFADAQEYGDLEDSVVNPHEKDPPSVYGFGHTALYRDFIDAIREDRDPAVSGEEGRKAVDVVLAIYKSMKDGRPVDLPFEFKTTDMVGTFS, from the coding sequence ATGATGATTAAAATTGCTCTCATCGGCTGTGGCCGCATCAGTTACAAGCATATAGAAGCATACCAGAACAACAAAGAATTGGTACAATTGGTAGCCGTATGTGATCCAGACCTTAACCGGGCAGAAGAAAAAAAACAGGAATACTACACGAAAACAGGTCATGTGAATCAAGTTGAAGTCTATCAAGATTATCACGACTTGATTGCGAAGGAAGAAATCGATCTGGTTGCTATTGCAACAGAATCAGGTATCCATGCTCAGATTGCCATCGATGCCATGCGTGCTGGTTTTCATGTATTAACAGAAAAGCCCATGGCTTTGGATACGGATGATATGACCCGTGTGATTAGTGTTTCTGAAGATACTGGTATGCGGCTTGGTGTGTGCTTCCAAAATAGGTTTAATGCACCTATTCAGAGATTGCGGACTGCTGTAGAACAGGGGCGTTTTGGCCGAATCTTGCATGGACAAATTCAAATCCGATGGAACAGGAATGAAGGGTACTATGCCCAGGCCCCCTGGCGGGGAACATGGGCTCAAGACGGCGGCACCCTAATGAATCAGTGTACCCACGGAATTGATCTGCTCCAGTGGCTCATGAATAGTCCGGTTAAAAGAGTTCATGGAGTAACAAGGAAGTTCCAGAGACCTATTGAGGCTGAAGACTTCGGATCAGCCATCCTTGAATTTGAAAGCGGCGCGGTGGGAATAATTGAGGGCACTGCAAATGTGTACCCGACAAATATAAACGAAACACTAAGTATCTTTGGTGAAAGAGGATCTGCTGTCATTGGCGGTCTTGCTGTAAATAAGATTGAAACCTGGAGATTCGCCGATGCGCAAGAGTATGGGGACCTTGAAGACTCTGTAGTAAATCCACATGAGAAGGATCCGCCGAGTGTGTATGGTTTTGGCCACACCGCCCTGTATAGGGATTTTATTGATGCTATCCGAGAAGATCGTGATCCCGCGGTTTCTGGGGAGGAGGGAAGGAAGGCGGTAGATGTTGTTCTGGCCATCTACAAGTCGATGAAAGACGGACGACCCGTAGACCTTCCATTTGAGTTCAAGACCACCGATATGGTGGGAACCTTTTCATAA
- a CDS encoding glycosyltransferase, producing the protein MIYILGNSESIFIEDYLRVIGAEKEICLLDTSLNYIPMPHKGRDESNPEYWWEKARKCTASPLRKFGWYFSLGMCLTSNDTLHIHYLGGAREVIILLGAKLRRANSIITFWGSDLFVPVNTFRFLMKKIAVFLSSLVSLSTDEMKEFFYKKYRYKKQVNMARFALPNIENIKELCKKHSDDEQEKFRIKVGYNARSQQQHIPILQELEKIPAEVKSKITVYLPLGYGRSDLDYLGALKAVIASSTIEIKSNESFLSDIELAKSTLETDVFINLQETDAQSASMQEHMFAGSIVITGNWLPYDKLRKEGCYFHSIDSIGCLSETLSQILGDIEVEKQKASVNTSIIDRISSWAAVKSQWLDLYNGARR; encoded by the coding sequence TTGATCTATATACTTGGGAATAGTGAAAGCATTTTTATTGAGGATTATCTTAGGGTAATTGGCGCAGAAAAAGAAATCTGTTTGCTTGATACTTCCTTAAATTACATTCCTATGCCTCATAAAGGTAGGGATGAGTCAAACCCTGAGTACTGGTGGGAAAAAGCACGAAAGTGTACCGCCAGTCCTCTAAGGAAGTTTGGTTGGTATTTTTCCCTAGGGATGTGCCTAACAAGTAATGACACTCTACACATACATTATCTAGGTGGAGCTCGAGAAGTAATAATTTTATTAGGTGCAAAATTACGTAGGGCGAATTCTATCATCACATTTTGGGGCTCAGACTTATTTGTTCCGGTAAATACGTTTCGCTTCTTGATGAAGAAAATTGCAGTTTTTTTGTCGAGTTTGGTCTCTCTTAGCACAGATGAAATGAAGGAGTTTTTCTATAAAAAGTACCGATATAAAAAACAAGTGAATATGGCCCGTTTTGCACTTCCGAATATAGAGAATATTAAAGAATTATGTAAAAAACACAGTGACGATGAGCAAGAGAAATTCAGAATCAAAGTCGGTTACAATGCGAGGTCTCAGCAGCAGCATATACCAATACTCCAGGAGTTAGAAAAAATTCCGGCTGAAGTAAAAAGCAAAATTACCGTTTATTTACCACTAGGCTATGGACGCAGCGATTTGGATTACTTGGGAGCACTAAAAGCGGTTATTGCATCATCTACCATAGAAATCAAATCGAATGAATCTTTTTTGTCGGATATTGAGTTAGCTAAGTCAACATTAGAAACCGATGTATTCATTAATTTACAAGAAACTGATGCACAATCCGCGTCTATGCAAGAGCATATGTTTGCAGGGAGTATAGTCATCACTGGAAACTGGTTGCCCTATGATAAGTTACGAAAAGAAGGCTGTTACTTTCATTCGATTGACTCAATAGGGTGTTTATCTGAGACTCTGAGCCAAATCTTAGGGGACATTGAGGTTGAAAAGCAAAAAGCATCAGTAAATACTTCCATTATTGATAGGATATCATCATGGGCTGCAGTAAAGAGCCAATGGCTTGACTTATATAATGGTGCTCGTAGGTGA
- a CDS encoding oligosaccharide flippase family protein, which produces MSKQTEFSKFFRGLSGFSIGPIVSALIAFAVVPITTFLISPEELGRGSFFITINQLIQLITVLGFDQAFVREYHQSTDKKSLFTNSFIPPLLFSGLIGIIVVIWWKPVSNLVVEEQSFLVAGLLCVSAVLSVVLRFSSLLIRMREKALLYSVFNISNKVTNVLVLLLFAYLIQADYLAVVVAFVTSLVLTSLLQRLYLNKTWELDLKSLNIREQVSYLKYGTPLAIAGAFMWILNSMDKVALRSWSTFYELGLYSNAFRIAGLFTIIQTAFSTFYAPTSYRWYSEEPGTKRFSIISSLMAYVLTIIFIVVAVSKDLVKIIIDESYYASLTMIPFLLFFPVMYTLSETTGLAISFKRKTWLTLVVTIVAAMVNLVGNILLVPTYGGFGASVSTGISFIVFFWLRTLIAHSQLTLVTLKPHVFTTLSMLLIAILVSINVQGLILYGCAGLLILIFTRLAIKKIYEFKRI; this is translated from the coding sequence GTGAGTAAGCAAACCGAATTTTCTAAATTCTTTAGGGGGCTTAGCGGGTTCTCTATTGGCCCCATAGTATCTGCGTTAATTGCCTTTGCTGTAGTTCCCATTACAACGTTCCTTATTTCACCTGAAGAACTAGGGCGAGGGTCCTTTTTCATTACTATAAATCAACTAATACAATTGATCACTGTTCTTGGTTTTGATCAGGCGTTTGTAAGGGAATATCACCAGTCGACCGATAAAAAAAGCCTATTCACCAATTCCTTTATTCCACCGCTACTGTTTTCTGGATTGATCGGAATAATTGTGGTGATATGGTGGAAGCCGGTTTCCAATCTGGTTGTTGAGGAGCAATCATTTTTGGTCGCTGGGTTGCTATGTGTTTCTGCTGTATTATCAGTTGTACTAAGGTTTTCGTCTCTGCTTATTCGTATGCGAGAGAAAGCTTTATTGTATTCTGTTTTCAATATATCAAATAAAGTCACCAATGTTTTAGTGCTTTTACTGTTTGCATACTTAATACAGGCAGATTACTTGGCGGTAGTTGTTGCATTTGTTACTTCTCTTGTTCTTACTAGCCTCCTTCAGAGATTGTATCTGAATAAGACCTGGGAACTTGATCTAAAAAGTTTGAACATCCGGGAACAGGTGTCTTATTTAAAGTATGGTACACCCCTTGCTATTGCAGGAGCGTTCATGTGGATATTAAATTCTATGGATAAAGTAGCACTACGTTCATGGTCAACTTTTTATGAATTAGGGCTGTATTCTAATGCTTTTAGAATCGCAGGGCTTTTCACAATTATTCAAACTGCTTTCAGTACATTTTATGCACCAACCAGCTATCGATGGTATTCAGAAGAACCGGGTACAAAACGCTTTAGCATAATTAGTTCTCTCATGGCGTATGTTCTAACAATCATATTTATTGTAGTTGCCGTTTCTAAAGACCTGGTAAAAATAATTATTGATGAGTCATACTATGCTTCGCTTACAATGATCCCCTTTCTGCTTTTTTTTCCGGTGATGTATACTCTCTCCGAAACCACAGGTTTGGCGATTTCCTTTAAGAGAAAAACATGGTTGACTCTCGTAGTTACGATCGTAGCTGCGATGGTGAATCTAGTTGGTAACATACTTTTAGTACCAACTTATGGAGGATTCGGAGCCTCTGTAAGTACCGGCATTTCATTTATTGTCTTTTTTTGGTTAAGAACCCTAATTGCGCACAGTCAATTGACGTTAGTTACATTGAAACCCCATGTTTTTACTACGTTATCAATGTTACTTATAGCTATCTTGGTATCCATTAACGTGCAAGGACTCATTTTGTACGGGTGTGCAGGTTTACTTATATTAATTTTTACTCGGTTAGCAATCAAAAAAATTTATGAGTTTAAAAGGATTTAA
- the wecB gene encoding non-hydrolyzing UDP-N-acetylglucosamine 2-epimerase gives MKKIITVVGARPQFVKAAVLSRKIREKYAHFFEELIVHTGQHYDANMSEVFFDQMKIPKPHRNLEIGSGSHGAMTGRMLEGIEGILKEECPDCLLTYGDTNSTIAGALAASKLHIPVVHVEAGLRSFNKNMPEEQNRILTDHISDFLFCPTDTAVANLKEEGISKGVYKTGDIMLDASLYYRQFTVNLPFSLPGEFFLITLHRAENTDDPVRLRNIVEALNESQINGVLPLHPRTKKVLEQQGLEFTSNIITVPPVSFFEMIALEEKCMGIITDSGGVQKEAYFFKKPCITLRDQTEWVETVDAGWNVLVGSEKNRILGAIKSLSDKHPYNELYGSGNAADEILSVLKGAI, from the coding sequence TTGAAGAAGATAATAACGGTAGTAGGCGCACGCCCTCAATTTGTAAAAGCCGCAGTCCTCAGCCGGAAAATAAGAGAGAAATATGCACACTTTTTTGAAGAGCTTATTGTACACACAGGACAACATTACGATGCAAATATGTCTGAGGTGTTTTTTGATCAAATGAAAATTCCCAAACCGCATAGAAACCTGGAAATAGGCTCCGGTAGTCATGGAGCTATGACGGGAAGGATGCTGGAAGGAATTGAAGGAATTTTAAAAGAGGAGTGTCCTGATTGTTTATTAACCTATGGCGATACAAACTCTACTATCGCAGGAGCTCTTGCTGCAAGTAAGCTACACATACCCGTTGTTCATGTAGAGGCAGGATTACGAAGTTTTAATAAAAACATGCCAGAAGAGCAAAACCGTATTCTTACAGACCACATTTCGGATTTCTTGTTTTGTCCCACGGATACTGCAGTAGCGAATTTAAAAGAAGAAGGGATCAGTAAGGGTGTGTATAAAACCGGAGATATCATGCTTGATGCTTCATTGTACTATCGGCAATTTACCGTAAACCTGCCCTTTTCCCTGCCGGGGGAGTTCTTTTTAATCACTCTTCACCGGGCAGAGAATACCGATGATCCTGTGCGCCTTCGTAATATTGTAGAAGCTCTGAATGAATCACAGATCAATGGTGTGTTGCCCTTACATCCGAGAACAAAAAAGGTATTGGAACAACAAGGGTTAGAGTTCACATCAAACATAATTACTGTACCTCCGGTTAGTTTTTTTGAAATGATTGCACTTGAGGAAAAATGTATGGGAATAATTACTGACTCAGGTGGCGTGCAGAAGGAAGCATACTTTTTTAAAAAGCCTTGTATTACCTTGCGCGACCAAACCGAATGGGTAGAGACGGTAGATGCGGGTTGGAATGTCCTGGTTGGTTCTGAAAAAAATCGGATACTAGGTGCGATTAAATCTTTATCTGATAAACATCCATATAATGAACTCTACGGAAGTGGAAATGCTGCCGATGAAATACTTTCTGTTCTTAAAGGAGCAATTTAA
- a CDS encoding acyltransferase — MAKEENYFVHESSYVDEGARIGPGTKVWHFTHIMPHAVIGSDCSLGQNVNVGSRAIIGNRVKVQNNVSIYDDVVLEDDVFCGPSCVFTNVINPRAFVERKAEYKKTVVKQGASIGANATIVCGVTLGEYCFIGAGAVVTKDVPAHALVYGNPAKANGWVCKCGEKLNSDLICPTCGTEYLQREGLLEGKEQH; from the coding sequence ATGGCTAAAGAAGAAAATTACTTCGTCCACGAAAGCTCCTATGTGGATGAGGGGGCAAGAATAGGTCCGGGGACAAAGGTGTGGCATTTTACCCATATAATGCCACATGCTGTTATCGGTTCAGACTGCTCCCTGGGACAGAATGTGAATGTTGGTTCTCGGGCTATTATCGGCAATAGGGTGAAGGTTCAGAACAATGTCAGTATTTATGATGATGTTGTTCTTGAAGATGATGTGTTTTGCGGCCCGTCCTGTGTATTTACTAATGTAATAAACCCGAGAGCCTTCGTTGAACGGAAGGCGGAGTATAAGAAGACTGTTGTAAAACAAGGCGCATCCATTGGTGCTAATGCAACAATCGTGTGCGGAGTAACCTTGGGAGAATATTGCTTCATAGGAGCCGGTGCGGTTGTTACTAAAGATGTGCCCGCCCATGCCTTAGTGTACGGTAATCCAGCAAAGGCTAATGGTTGGGTGTGCAAATGCGGAGAGAAATTAAATAGCGACCTGATTTGCCCGACGTGTGGTACTGAATATCTCCAACGGGAGGGATTGTTAGAAGGGAAGGAACAACATTGA